TAAGTAAATGGGGCAGAAAGCTGCCAAAAGGTCGCGGATTAGGTATTGCAGCACACCGCAGCTTTTTAACCTATGTGGCTACTGTGGTAGAGGTAGAAGTTTCAGATGCTGGTGATTTAAACGTGATTAAATCGTGGGTAGCTATTGATGCAGGTACGGTTGTAAACACCGATACCGTTAAAAACCAAACGCAAGGTGGCTCTATTTACGGTATTACCACTGCAATTAGCGATGGTATTACCTTTGATAAAGGCCGCGTGCAACAAAGTAACTTTCATGATTACCGCGTACCGCGTATGAGCGATTCACCACTCGAGGTAGAAGTAGAAATAATACAAAGCGATGCGCCACCAGCAGGCGTAGGCGAGCCCGCAACACCGGTTTACGCCCCTGCATTATGTAACGCTATTTTTGCCGCTTGTGGTAAGCGTATTAGGCAGCTGCCTATAGGTAACCAATTAAAAGCGTAAATAACGTCCTTTTTTAACCGTAAAACAAAAAAACCGCCAAATGGCGGTTTTTTTAGAAGTTAACGATTAGTGCGTTTTTTCAAACTCATCTACTTCACGCTCTGCTTCTTCTTTAGATTTACCGTACTGCTGCTGGATTTTACCCACTAGCTCTGTACGGCTACCTTCAATTTTGTCTAAATCGTCGTCAGTAAGATCACCCCATTTTTGTTGCGCCTTACCTTTAAGTTCGTTCCAATTACCTTTCATACGATCGCTGTTCATAAGTTTCTCCTTACTTAGATTTAATTAACGTTCACTATAAAAGGAGCAAGGCGTGTACCAATCAGTTAAATTTAAATTTTGTATTTATAATCATAGTGTTATTTTTTATTGGCGCAGTAGTGATTAATATAGCGCGCATGTTCTTAAAAAATGTACAGAGTGGTTTGTAATTATTTCTGATTATGATGCCCTTTATAACCACACAGCTTTAGCGGCGCGTTTATTTTTGGTTTTTGTTACAATGCGTGCAAAGCAATTTTTGGTAAATAGCAGTGCTGCCGGTTCAAAACATATATCAACAACTCGTAACTACATTACAAAGTAACCCTATAACGTTATTACAAGCACCGCCTGGTGCAGGTAAATCAACATGGTTGCCGCTACAGCTTATGCGCGACGGCCATTTTAAGCGTATTGTAATGCTGGAGCCGCGCCGCTTAGCGGCACGTAATATTGCCAATTACCTAGCGCAGTGCCAAAACGAAAATGTGGGGCAAAGCGTTGGCCT
The genomic region above belongs to Pseudoalteromonas sp. MM1 and contains:
- a CDS encoding CsbD family protein, whose protein sequence is MNSDRMKGNWNELKGKAQQKWGDLTDDDLDKIEGSRTELVGKIQQQYGKSKEEAEREVDEFEKTH